The window CATAATCTTGTTGAGGTCGAATCCATCTGAAAGCTGTGTGGATGCAACAATGTTCTGTACGTGAAGGTCCCAATCGGTCATGAATATCGGCATTTATAAGCAGTATATAAACCCTGGGCCTTTAGAATCATGTTAATGGTGAATCCTCACCTTCTGGGCCTGCTTCCGCCCTTGAAGGGACGGCCACCCTTCCTGGCAGGTCCCCTCAACTTGGGCCTCCTCTCGTAACCGTCGTCGGCGAATATGGAGTCGAAGGTCGCCAGATCAGCGGTGGATTCGTAATGCTGCCTGACGAACTCCTTGACGGATTCGTCCGTGCAGACCTTCTTGAGCCACTTGACGGAAGGCAGTTCCACGTCGCCCTCCATCTCGAAGTACAGCTTGGCAGCCTCCATGTCCGCACCGGTGTCGTGAAGGGCGTAGATCATCCTCTTGGACTTGTACCTCTCGTCCTTGGACCTCTCGATGAGCTCGTCCCTGCAGAAGGCCATACCCTTGTCGCTGTGGTCCTTGAGCCAGTCGATCTCCTTGCCGACGGTCTGCTTGCCGAGTTCCCTTCCGACGAGGATGATGCGCTCCGAATCCTGTCCGCAGTATGCATCGAGATAGTACTGGTCGTCCAGACCAGCATCGTAGACCTTCAGAAGGCCTTCCAGATCCTCATCCTTGAGGTAGATCGATGCCAGGCACTTCCTGACGTCGTTCCTGAACATCTTCGAGGAGAGCTCCTCCATGGCCTCCGGCGAACCAGCCTTGGCTGCGTTCATCATGACGGACATCCACTCCTCCTTCTTGGCCTCCAGGCTCTTGGCCTTGAGGAACATCCCGAAGGGTGTGTCCTGGATCCTGAACTCCCCCTGCTTGCTGATGATGAGATCCCTGTACTGCGGGTACTTGGCCCTGAGCCACTCCACATGGGTGCCATCCATGCGCTCCTTGAGGTACTCGCTGAAGAATGCGGCCTCCGGGACCTGCTTGGATAGCTTCGCCAGTTCCTTGACGGCCCTGGCATCGCCGTTCATTGCACGGGTGAACATGACGTTGACGGACTTCCTGAGCTCGACGGCTTCCTTGATCCTCGCAAGGTGCTTGTCGGCCATCTCGGAATCCTTCTTCCTGGAGAGGACTGTCAGACCGGCAACGACCTTCTCCTCGTTGCCCTTGTATCTCAGGGCGAACTCGTCGATGATCCTGTCGTCACCTTCGACCTCCTCGAGGCATATACTGCGGTAGATGGCATGCGTGGTCCCCTCTGAGAACTGCCTGTCGAGGAACGTGCGGTCGTAATCCTTGAAATGCGTGATGCAGAGGTAATCGAACTCGGTCAGGGCGTCGTCCGAGCAGTTCTCGGCTATCCTGGACCTCATCTCGCCGACACCGTCCTTGCCTACTGACTTTATGATGCGGTCGGCGTTGTTCTCGCAGCCCTCGCTCATCATGACCGATCCATGCAGGAACATGACCATGGCGAGATCATCGTTGCCGTTGACCTGGCAGTCGATGCCTCTGAAAAGGAGCCTTGATGCATCCTGCGGGAGCAACAGCTTCCTGGGTTCTTGCTGGACAGGCTTCTCCTCCCTGACGGTCTCGCGGGGCTTTCTGGTGTGATCCCTGTCGGAGTCTCTCCTGGGCCTCCTGTCGCCGAAGTCCTTCCTGGGGGCCTTATCACCGGGTCTGCCTCTCAGTTTGCCTTTGAAATCCTTACGGGGTTTTCCGCCGTAGGGCTTCTTTCCACCATCCTTACCATGGTCGCGTCTGGGTCTTTCCTTGCGTCCGTCCTTCTCGTAAGCCATGATGGAACCTCTGACAAATTGATTGCAAGGAAGTATTTATCAATGTTTGGTGAACGGGAGCACCAGATATGATTCCGGACCGAATCATCGGGATAACAAGTCCAGATTTAAAAAAGGAAGAGGTTTGACAGAGGTCGGGGAACACAGATTCGAAAACCTTGTCCCTGCCCCTGCCTGTTCAATTGTCTTCGCCGGCGGACATCGTGGATCCAGTTGGCAGGATGTACAGGATACCGCCGGATTCAACCAGTTCGACCTCGATGTCAAAGACCTCTCTGATGGATTCCTTGGTGATGACATCCTTGGGCAGACCGTAATCGATGATCCTTCCTTTGGAAAGGAGCATGATGCGGTCGCAGAACCTCGTCAGAAGGTTGATGTCGTGGGATGCGAGCAGGATGGTCAGCCCCGTCCTTCTCGACAGGTCCTTCAGAATCTCCATGACCTGGATCTTGTACTTTATGTCTAGATGTGCGCTGGGTTCATCCACCAGCATGACCTTCGGAGTCTGCACAACTCCCTTGGCCAGCAGGACACGGGCCCTTTCTCCGCTGCTCAGCTCATGCAGTCTCCTGTCGGCATACTTGGTGATACCCATGTCGTACATGGCCTTGTCCACAATCTCCTCGTCTTCTTTGCTCTCCCACCAGAGGGAGTTGATGAACGGGGCCCTTCCAAGTGAAACGAAGTCCCTGACCGATAGTGCAAAATCCAGAGGGGTATCGGCAGGCACGGTTGTGACGATCTTCGCGATGTCCTCCATGTTCATGGACAGAACATCGTCACCGTCGATCTCCACACTGCCGCGCTTGACCTTCATGATCTTGTTGATACAGCGCATGAGTGTGGTCTTCCCGGAACCGTTGGGACCCATCAAAGCGACGAATTCACCAGGTTTGATGCACATCTCGATGCATTTCAGGGTCTCTTCGTCCGTATAACTGAATGCGAGGTCCTTCACATCGAGCATGGGCCTTTCCTGACCGTTTTCCTCACATGGCATATCTCTTTCCCTCCTTCAACATAAGGTAGATGAAGAACGGGACACCGATAACCGATGTCAGTGCTCCGATGGGCAGTTCTCCGATAGGTCCGGATTTACAGACTATATCTGCCACCAGCAATACGACCGCACCTACGACGATGCTTGAGGGGATCAGCAATCTGTGGTCTCCTCCGACGACCATCCTGCAAAGGTGAGGGACGATCAGTCCGATGAAACCGATGACTCCACAGTATGCGACACAGAATGCAGTCAAAACAGCAGAGAGCATCAGCATCATCCTCTTGTACTTGCGTGAATCGAGCCCAAGATATTGAGCCTGGCTCTCTCCCAACAGCATGACGTTCAGCTTCCTTGCCTCCAGCAGTACGATCAACAGGATTGCGATGATTGGAATCGCGATGATGCATACATCGCTCCATTGGATGTTGGCGAAACTGCCGAACATCCACGCGGTGATGCTGTGGATCTTGTCAGCATTGAGCGACATGATCAGAGTAGTACCTGCACTGAGTCCAGCGGCGACGATAACTCCGCCAAGGACATAGCTCATGGCCTTTCCGCCGGCGGCCTCTGCGACGACCATCGTGATTGCAAATGCAACAATTGCTCCCACTATGGCACCTATGGGGGCCAGTACAAACGAAATGGACCAACCGGTCATTGCCCCGCCCAGAGTGAAAAGGATCACACCGAAGGATGCTCCGGACGACACTCCGGTGACGTATGGATCGACCAATGGGTTGTGAATCATCGCCTGCATGACGGCTCCTGCGATGGCCAATCCAGATCCAACGAGTATGACTGCCAACGCCCTTGGAATCCTGAGATTGAGGATGATCTTTCCACTCATGTCATCCGGATTCCCTAAAGTGACGATGATTTTCCAGACCTGTTCCAGTGCCTCAGAGAATTCTATGGCATACGCGCCAACGGTGAATGAGACTACAAACAGCAGCAGCAATGCAATGAATCCTATCATAATGATGACTGCGGCCCTCTTCTTCATCCTCTGGACGTTCGATAGCTGAGGCACGCCATCTTCATCATACGAACTGTTCTTATTCATGTTAATCAGACTTCATAAAAGGGATCGGGCCGAAGCCCGATTGTTTCAGTAGTCCTTGAGCCACTGGATGTAGTCGGTCCACTTCTCGCTGGTAACGACGGTAGGTACGTCGACTCCGGTGTCCTCGGGATTGACGATGGCTCCGATCAATGCAGCACCGTTGATGAGGTGAGCACTGTTGTATCCGATGGCCTGGAAGGGTTCGTATTCCATGCACCAGAACATATCGTTCTTGATACAGTCAACAGCTCCCAGAACGGGGTCAGCCTTCCATCCGGCTATAACTTCTGCCCAATTGAGATGCTGTCCCATATCATCGAAGATGATGAAATCAGGGTTGGCCTGTGCGACGGTCTCCTGGAGCTGAATTGTCTTGTAGGATCCCTCGGTGACGGGCAGAGCATTCACGAATCCGACATCGTTAAGAAGACTGATGATGAGAGCGTTCTTGTAGATGTAGTTACCCCACGGAGGGCAGGTGCAGATGTATGCGAACTTCTTTCCGTTCAGATCAGACTTGGCAGCGACATCCTTGACCTTGTTGTATGCCTTCTGCATCTGGTCGGTGATCGTCTTAGCCAGAGACTGCTTTCCGAAAATCTTTCCCAGCATCGTGTAGTTGTCCAGACAGTCCTGGAATCCGTATTCGCTGTTGATGACGATAACGGTGATTCCCAGAGCCTGAAGGCTGGTCATCTTCACCTTGTTGGTATCCTCTACCTGAGCCTTCTCAACTATCACGACATCCGGGTGAGCGGCGGAGGCGCCTTCTGCGGTCCATCCGTTGTAAGATCCGATATTCGCGATCTTTCCGGAATCAATGTCAGCGGGAAGGCCCGCAGGATAATTCAGGTCGAATGTTAGACCGACCACGTAATCTATCACATCATACACGTAGGATCCGCTGGTGATTCCGACTATGGTGTTCCTGTAACCGAGGTTACAGAGCATCTCCGATGAGACAGCACTCGTACTTACGATCCTCTTGGGCTCCTCTTTCAGTTCAATCACATTTCCGGCGTAATCTGTGACGCCTTCCTTGTGGTCCTGGGGGGAGGAGAGGATCATGACCGCTGCAATGGCAACAACGGCCACCACGGCGATCGCGACAATAATCGATACTTTCTTGTCCATAGTATCGGATGATAGAACCAACTGTCATTATTTAAATGGATTTATCATCCAACTAACTATGATATTCTTAGAATTAGTTGCTCAACAATTCATAATCTGGCTCACCAAAAAAGGCCACATCAAACAGAGGTGAGAAAGTCTGTAACGGTCTCAGATGTGCCAAAAGACCGTCATTTCAAACTCCCTTTCTTCCACCCCTCGTCATTGGGGAGTCTAAGTATGTTCTCCACATATTCTACGTAATCCAAAGAAGGCTGCAAACCCACACCTATCCTCCCCAGCCTTGCGAACGGCAGGTCTCCGTGAGGGCTGTTTACATTGGCGATGATGAGATCCGGACCGAGCTCCGCCAGATCCCTTCTCAGCTGTTCGGAGTCGTAGTCCTGCGTGATCATCTCCAGATGTCTGGAGGCGACCTCTGCCCTCTCCTTCCTTGCACTGAATTCGGCCCCTATCCTGACCAATTCCGCGCCCAGGTCCATCAGGATGTCGATGAGCCAATCGATGTCGTAGTTCAGCTTGTTGACGATGATGATCCTCTTGCCTGAAATTTGCTTGGAATGCTCGGCGATGAAATCCGAGTATGTCCTTTCCATCTCCCTGATCTGCCGGGATGGGTCCTTACCCATCATATCCCCGATGACCGTCATCCATTCCCTGCATTCGTACAATCCGGTGGGGAGCGGGATCGACATGGGTTCCCTCCCGGTCCTCTTCCGGATAGGTTCGTATATGTCGCGGTTGTTGGCCGTGTTGTTGAGCATGATGTCGACCGATGCGCGGCAGAACCCTTTGACGGAATCCAGAGTCGTGGCGTCCAGGAACCTGCAGTTCACCTTCAGATCGAAACTGGACAGCAGCCTGTTCAATTCGGACATGTTCCTCTCGGTGTGGACGTCGAAGAATGTCGTGTCGATAAGGTTCACATAACCCTTCTCGGGCTTGATGCTTACATCCATCAGATTCGCCAGACATGTTGCTGCCGCGATGTAGCCATCGTTGTATTCTCCCGCGATGTCTCCGTCAGTAGGTATCAAGAGGATCTCTGCCCCGTC of the methanogenic archaeon mixed culture ISO4-G1 genome contains:
- a CDS encoding iron ABC transporter substrate-binding protein; translated protein: MDKKVSIIVAIAVVAVVAIAAVMILSSPQDHKEGVTDYAGNVIELKEEPKRIVSTSAVSSEMLCNLGYRNTIVGITSGSYVYDVIDYVVGLTFDLNYPAGLPADIDSGKIANIGSYNGWTAEGASAAHPDVVIVEKAQVEDTNKVKMTSLQALGITVIVINSEYGFQDCLDNYTMLGKIFGKQSLAKTITDQMQKAYNKVKDVAAKSDLNGKKFAYICTCPPWGNYIYKNALIISLLNDVGFVNALPVTEGSYKTIQLQETVAQANPDFIIFDDMGQHLNWAEVIAGWKADPVLGAVDCIKNDMFWCMEYEPFQAIGYNSAHLINGAALIGAIVNPEDTGVDVPTVVTSEKWTDYIQWLKDY
- a CDS encoding iron ABC transporter ATP-binding protein: MLDVKDLAFSYTDEETLKCIEMCIKPGEFVALMGPNGSGKTTLMRCINKIMKVKRGSVEIDGDDVLSMNMEDIAKIVTTVPADTPLDFALSVRDFVSLGRAPFINSLWWESKEDEEIVDKAMYDMGITKYADRRLHELSSGERARVLLAKGVVQTPKVMLVDEPSAHLDIKYKIQVMEILKDLSRRTGLTILLASHDINLLTRFCDRIMLLSKGRIIDYGLPKDVITKESIREVFDIEVELVESGGILYILPTGSTMSAGEDN
- a CDS encoding iron ABC transporter permease protein, which gives rise to MKKRAAVIIMIGFIALLLLFVVSFTVGAYAIEFSEALEQVWKIIVTLGNPDDMSGKIILNLRIPRALAVILVGSGLAIAGAVMQAMIHNPLVDPYVTGVSSGASFGVILFTLGGAMTGWSISFVLAPIGAIVGAIVAFAITMVVAEAAGGKAMSYVLGGVIVAAGLSAGTTLIMSLNADKIHSITAWMFGSFANIQWSDVCIIAIPIIAILLIVLLEARKLNVMLLGESQAQYLGLDSRKYKRMMLMLSAVLTAFCVAYCGVIGFIGLIVPHLCRMVVGGDHRLLIPSSIVVGAVVLLVADIVCKSGPIGELPIGALTSVIGVPFFIYLMLKEGKRYAM